One stretch of Anguilla anguilla isolate fAngAng1 chromosome 5, fAngAng1.pri, whole genome shotgun sequence DNA includes these proteins:
- the smim19 gene encoding small integral membrane protein 19, with protein sequence MGGYGVMADEETIDYSVHEAWNEATNVYLLVILVSFGLLMYARKNKRKIMRIFTLPPSVGSSPEPNFYDSLQKVRLRQQLEMYSIARKFDHQQQQQQPGKSDCVQLSME encoded by the exons ATGGGTGGCTACGGAGTAATGGCCGACGAGGAAACTATTGATTATTCAGTACACGAAGCATGGAACGAAGCGACTAATGTGTACCTTCTCGTGATTTTGGTTAGCTTCGGTTTGCTGATGTACGCCAGAAA GAACAAGAGGAAAATAATGCGTATTTTCACACTGCCTCCTTCGGTCGGTTCATCTCCGGAACCAAACTTCTATGACAGTTTGCAGAAAGTGCGGTTACGCCAACAACTGGAAATGTACAGCATTG CGAGGAAATTtgaccaccagcagcagcagcagcagccgggcAAGTCGGATTGCGTGCAGCTATCCATGGAGTGA
- the sclt1 gene encoding sodium channel and clathrin linker 1 isoform X2, whose amino-acid sequence MTTETDFLREGRRLKTAFSQHQDGHQAEPTFSLQGETARASDSPALKSILTPLVAEYDRHNEDMTDQLQRYQIQMAELKVRLEDVVRENERLHAELRESIERQLHGLQATPGSDGDSLVDDGLVRNLQEQIQLSIQEKDRALEMWRSSADELHRVQQVYQKTTSEAQLYMAEQQQMKNKLTGIQQAAQHLQAANQTLESTNQEFLKTVTEQSVEMEDLRTQLRQAKMHSRTATAKVEEMTKLMQSMQDQMQRREEDAAEALDREGVSERKLHQLHTTLSQLENRLKLAAQEAEQLRRERAGSERRVGELQGLCASLQEERYEAVSKVRHSIQAAEEASLQKEQALLREKQRSEELEKLNEAIKLLIQDAAVRTRKEVENVRKQCNVQIQRMAEELSALQLECADKESQIQRATRERKAVEEELEKVYREGRGEPEYRKMDSLHQRCLNTERVKDELHIALQSTQNRMKKLEMEYEEELSRCREEVRRLQEALVGAREECGSVSEERLRLQEESQQLRRDMEELRKASQHVQRRAKQQVSSMEHEFSLKERGLEARVRELEESSRSSTVELTRLLTAQQKAAKRWKEEARKLAEAFELKLGSLRAELGRQKQRCQELELQLEADHEKIVEYERQTAEHQENASRLQRRLTQAEQKASTASQQLSIMTSQRRKAASMLDLETL is encoded by the exons ATGACGACAGAGACGGATTTTCTGAGAGA AGGCCGGAGGCTTAAGACTGCTTTCAGTCAGCATCAGGATGGACACCAGGCTGAACCCACATTTTCGTTACAG GGGGAAACTGCAAGGGCATCAGATTCACCAGCCCTCAAAAG CATTTTGACCCCTCTTGTAGCAGAATATGACAGACATAACGAAGACATGACTGATCAGCTGCAGCGCTATCAG ATTCAGATGGCTGAGCTGAAAGTGAGGCTTGAGGACGTTGTCAGAGAAAATGAGCG GCTGCACGCTGAGCTGAGAGAGTCCATCGAGCGGCAGCTCCACGGGCTCCAGGCCACGCCCGGCTCGGACGGGGACTCTCTGGTGGATGATGGGCTCGTTAGAAACCTGCAGGAGCAGATCCAGCTGTCCATTCAG GAGAAGGACCGGGCCTTGGAGATGTGGCGGTCGTCTGCAGACGAGCTGCATCGCGTGCAGCAGGTCTATCAGAAGACCACGTCCGAGGCTCAGCTCTATATGGCAGAACAGCAGCAGATGAAG AACAAACTGACCGGCATCCAGCAAGCTGCCCAGCATCTCCAAGCAGCCAATCAAACGCTGGAGTCG ACCAACCAGGAGTTTCTGAAGACGGTGACGGAGCAGAGCGTGGAGATGGAGGACCTGCGCACCCAGCTGCG GCAGGCGAAGATGCACTCGAGGACAGCGACGGCTAAAGTGGAGGAGATGACCAAACTGATGCAGAGCATGCAGGACCAGATGCAGAGGAGG gaggaAGACGCAGCAGAGGCGCTGGATAGAGAGGGTGTCTCTGAGCGGAAGCTGCATCAGCTGCACACGACCCTCAGCCAGCTGGAGAACAG gctgAAGCTGGCGGCCCAGGAGGCGGAGCAGCTGCGGCGGGAGCGGGCGGGGTCTGAGCGGCGGGTGggggagctgcagggtctgtgTGCCAGTCTGCAGGAGGAGCGCTACGAGGCCGTCAGCAAAGTGCGCCACAGCATCCAGGCCGCCGAGGAGGCGTCTCTGCAGAAAGAGCAG gccctcctgagggagaagcagaggagcgaggagctggagaagctgaATGAGGCCATCAAGCTGCTGATCCAGGACGCCGCCGTTCGAACCCGAAAAGAG GTGGAAAACGTGAGGAAGCAGTGTAACGTGCAGATTCAGAGGATGGCAGAGGAGCTCTCCGCTCTGCAGCTG GAGTGTGCCGACAAGGAGTCTCAAATACAGAGGGCGACACGCGAAAGGAAAGCTGTGGAAGAGGAGCTGGAAAAG GTGTACAGGGAAGGCAGGGGGGAGCCGGAGTACAGGAAGATGGACTCGCTGCACCAGAGGTGCCTGAACACCGAGCGTGTTAAGGACGAGCTGCACATCGCGCTGCAGAGCACCCAGAACAGGATGAAGAAGCTGGAGATGGA GTACGAGGAGGAGCTGTCGCGGTGCCGGGAGGAGGTGCGGCGGCTGCAGGAGGCGCTGGTGGGCGCGCGGGAGGAGTGCGGCAGCGTCAGCGAGGAGCGTCTGCGTCTGCAGGAGGAGAGCCAGCAGCTGCGCAGGGACATGGAGGAGCTGCGCAAGGCCAGCCAGCACGTCCAGAGGAGGGCCAAGCAGCAG GTCTCCTCCATGGAGCACGAGTTCTCGCTGAAGGAGCGGGGCTTGGAGGCGCGGGTacgggagctggaggagagcagCCGCAGCTCCACCGTGGAGCTCACCCGCCTCCTCACAGCCCAGCAGAAGGCCGCCAAGCGGTGGAAGGAGGAGGCGCGCAAGCTGGCCGAGGCCTTCGAGCTGAAGCTGGGCAGCCTGAG GGCGGAGCTGGGGAGGCAGAAGCAGCGGTGTCAGGAGCTGGAGCTCCAGCTGGAGGCCGATCATGAGAAGATTGTGGAG TACGAGAGGCAAACGGCAGAGCATCAGGAGAACGCCTCCCGCCTGCAGAGACGGCTGACCCAGGCCGAGCAGAAGGCTTCCACTGCATCGCAGCAG CTCAGCATCATGACGTCACAGAGGAGGAAAGCGGCCTCCATGCTGGACCTGGAGACTCTGTAA
- the sclt1 gene encoding sodium channel and clathrin linker 1 isoform X1: protein MTTETDFLREEGRRLKTAFSQHQDGHQAEPTFSLQGETARASDSPALKSILTPLVAEYDRHNEDMTDQLQRYQIQMAELKVRLEDVVRENERLHAELRESIERQLHGLQATPGSDGDSLVDDGLVRNLQEQIQLSIQEKDRALEMWRSSADELHRVQQVYQKTTSEAQLYMAEQQQMKNKLTGIQQAAQHLQAANQTLESTNQEFLKTVTEQSVEMEDLRTQLRQAKMHSRTATAKVEEMTKLMQSMQDQMQRREEDAAEALDREGVSERKLHQLHTTLSQLENRLKLAAQEAEQLRRERAGSERRVGELQGLCASLQEERYEAVSKVRHSIQAAEEASLQKEQALLREKQRSEELEKLNEAIKLLIQDAAVRTRKEVENVRKQCNVQIQRMAEELSALQLECADKESQIQRATRERKAVEEELEKVYREGRGEPEYRKMDSLHQRCLNTERVKDELHIALQSTQNRMKKLEMEYEEELSRCREEVRRLQEALVGAREECGSVSEERLRLQEESQQLRRDMEELRKASQHVQRRAKQQVSSMEHEFSLKERGLEARVRELEESSRSSTVELTRLLTAQQKAAKRWKEEARKLAEAFELKLGSLRAELGRQKQRCQELELQLEADHEKIVEYERQTAEHQENASRLQRRLTQAEQKASTASQQLSIMTSQRRKAASMLDLETL from the exons ATGACGACAGAGACGGATTTTCTGAGAGAAGAAG GCCGGAGGCTTAAGACTGCTTTCAGTCAGCATCAGGATGGACACCAGGCTGAACCCACATTTTCGTTACAG GGGGAAACTGCAAGGGCATCAGATTCACCAGCCCTCAAAAG CATTTTGACCCCTCTTGTAGCAGAATATGACAGACATAACGAAGACATGACTGATCAGCTGCAGCGCTATCAG ATTCAGATGGCTGAGCTGAAAGTGAGGCTTGAGGACGTTGTCAGAGAAAATGAGCG GCTGCACGCTGAGCTGAGAGAGTCCATCGAGCGGCAGCTCCACGGGCTCCAGGCCACGCCCGGCTCGGACGGGGACTCTCTGGTGGATGATGGGCTCGTTAGAAACCTGCAGGAGCAGATCCAGCTGTCCATTCAG GAGAAGGACCGGGCCTTGGAGATGTGGCGGTCGTCTGCAGACGAGCTGCATCGCGTGCAGCAGGTCTATCAGAAGACCACGTCCGAGGCTCAGCTCTATATGGCAGAACAGCAGCAGATGAAG AACAAACTGACCGGCATCCAGCAAGCTGCCCAGCATCTCCAAGCAGCCAATCAAACGCTGGAGTCG ACCAACCAGGAGTTTCTGAAGACGGTGACGGAGCAGAGCGTGGAGATGGAGGACCTGCGCACCCAGCTGCG GCAGGCGAAGATGCACTCGAGGACAGCGACGGCTAAAGTGGAGGAGATGACCAAACTGATGCAGAGCATGCAGGACCAGATGCAGAGGAGG gaggaAGACGCAGCAGAGGCGCTGGATAGAGAGGGTGTCTCTGAGCGGAAGCTGCATCAGCTGCACACGACCCTCAGCCAGCTGGAGAACAG gctgAAGCTGGCGGCCCAGGAGGCGGAGCAGCTGCGGCGGGAGCGGGCGGGGTCTGAGCGGCGGGTGggggagctgcagggtctgtgTGCCAGTCTGCAGGAGGAGCGCTACGAGGCCGTCAGCAAAGTGCGCCACAGCATCCAGGCCGCCGAGGAGGCGTCTCTGCAGAAAGAGCAG gccctcctgagggagaagcagaggagcgaggagctggagaagctgaATGAGGCCATCAAGCTGCTGATCCAGGACGCCGCCGTTCGAACCCGAAAAGAG GTGGAAAACGTGAGGAAGCAGTGTAACGTGCAGATTCAGAGGATGGCAGAGGAGCTCTCCGCTCTGCAGCTG GAGTGTGCCGACAAGGAGTCTCAAATACAGAGGGCGACACGCGAAAGGAAAGCTGTGGAAGAGGAGCTGGAAAAG GTGTACAGGGAAGGCAGGGGGGAGCCGGAGTACAGGAAGATGGACTCGCTGCACCAGAGGTGCCTGAACACCGAGCGTGTTAAGGACGAGCTGCACATCGCGCTGCAGAGCACCCAGAACAGGATGAAGAAGCTGGAGATGGA GTACGAGGAGGAGCTGTCGCGGTGCCGGGAGGAGGTGCGGCGGCTGCAGGAGGCGCTGGTGGGCGCGCGGGAGGAGTGCGGCAGCGTCAGCGAGGAGCGTCTGCGTCTGCAGGAGGAGAGCCAGCAGCTGCGCAGGGACATGGAGGAGCTGCGCAAGGCCAGCCAGCACGTCCAGAGGAGGGCCAAGCAGCAG GTCTCCTCCATGGAGCACGAGTTCTCGCTGAAGGAGCGGGGCTTGGAGGCGCGGGTacgggagctggaggagagcagCCGCAGCTCCACCGTGGAGCTCACCCGCCTCCTCACAGCCCAGCAGAAGGCCGCCAAGCGGTGGAAGGAGGAGGCGCGCAAGCTGGCCGAGGCCTTCGAGCTGAAGCTGGGCAGCCTGAG GGCGGAGCTGGGGAGGCAGAAGCAGCGGTGTCAGGAGCTGGAGCTCCAGCTGGAGGCCGATCATGAGAAGATTGTGGAG TACGAGAGGCAAACGGCAGAGCATCAGGAGAACGCCTCCCGCCTGCAGAGACGGCTGACCCAGGCCGAGCAGAAGGCTTCCACTGCATCGCAGCAG CTCAGCATCATGACGTCACAGAGGAGGAAAGCGGCCTCCATGCTGGACCTGGAGACTCTGTAA
- the c5h4orf33 gene encoding UPF0462 protein C4orf33 homolog isoform X1 — MASSSPVFKNLLNIIFSLYCVFGLSCGSSMTFAIDDTWDSLPITHDPVTITFSPGDGGMLMEVSAPFFNDPAAPAGPPGQPFAGLWDYEVVESFFLNSITEKYLEVEVCPHGQHLVLLLSGRGNAFQQMLPLSFHASVNGRRWTGTALLPWRYFPPGVNKMNSYAIHGSDERRTYEALYPVPRSELADGQKPNFHLLEYFQDFKLQGIMGEDWVQPESDLWENALISKKADSMAKGT; from the exons ATGGCCAGCTCCAGTCCCGTTTTTAAAAACCTActcaacattattttttcactttattgtGTGTTCGGTCTAAGCTGCGGTTCGTCT ATGACATTTGCCATTGACGACACCTGGGACAGTTTGCCCATAACTCACGACCCGGTAACAATAACGTTTTCCCCGGGAGATGGCGGGATGTTAATGGAAGTGTCTGCCCCGTTCTTCAACGATCCCGCAGCTCCGGCCGGACCTCCCGGTCAGCCGTTCGCGGGACTCTGGGACTATGAAG ttgtAGAATCCTTCTTCTTGAACAGCATCACAGAAAAGTATCTAGAAGTGGAAGTTTGTCC CCACGGCCAGCACTTAGTGCTATTGCTTTCGGGCAGAGGAAATGCTTTTCAG cAAATGCTGCCTTTGTCATTCCACGCGTCCGTAAATGGACGGAGATGGACCGGAACCGCGCTTCTTCCCTGGAGATACTTCCCGCCCGGGGTTAACAAAATGAACTCGTATGCAATTCACGGCTCCGACGAGCGGAGGACCTACGAGGCCCTGTATCCTGTACCAAGAAGTGAACTTGCGGATGGCCAAAAACCGAACTT CCACCTTCTGGAATACTTCCAAGATTTCAAGCTCCAAGGAATCATGGGAGAGGACTGGGTGCAGCCAGAATCGGACCTTTGGGAAAACGCGCTGATCAGTAAAAAAGCCGACTCAATGGCCAAAGGCACTTAA
- the c5h4orf33 gene encoding UPF0462 protein C4orf33 homolog isoform X2, producing MTFAIDDTWDSLPITHDPVTITFSPGDGGMLMEVSAPFFNDPAAPAGPPGQPFAGLWDYEVVESFFLNSITEKYLEVEVCPHGQHLVLLLSGRGNAFQQMLPLSFHASVNGRRWTGTALLPWRYFPPGVNKMNSYAIHGSDERRTYEALYPVPRSELADGQKPNFHLLEYFQDFKLQGIMGEDWVQPESDLWENALISKKADSMAKGT from the exons ATGACATTTGCCATTGACGACACCTGGGACAGTTTGCCCATAACTCACGACCCGGTAACAATAACGTTTTCCCCGGGAGATGGCGGGATGTTAATGGAAGTGTCTGCCCCGTTCTTCAACGATCCCGCAGCTCCGGCCGGACCTCCCGGTCAGCCGTTCGCGGGACTCTGGGACTATGAAG ttgtAGAATCCTTCTTCTTGAACAGCATCACAGAAAAGTATCTAGAAGTGGAAGTTTGTCC CCACGGCCAGCACTTAGTGCTATTGCTTTCGGGCAGAGGAAATGCTTTTCAG cAAATGCTGCCTTTGTCATTCCACGCGTCCGTAAATGGACGGAGATGGACCGGAACCGCGCTTCTTCCCTGGAGATACTTCCCGCCCGGGGTTAACAAAATGAACTCGTATGCAATTCACGGCTCCGACGAGCGGAGGACCTACGAGGCCCTGTATCCTGTACCAAGAAGTGAACTTGCGGATGGCCAAAAACCGAACTT CCACCTTCTGGAATACTTCCAAGATTTCAAGCTCCAAGGAATCATGGGAGAGGACTGGGTGCAGCCAGAATCGGACCTTTGGGAAAACGCGCTGATCAGTAAAAAAGCCGACTCAATGGCCAAAGGCACTTAA